The Bernardetia litoralis DSM 6794 genome includes a window with the following:
- a CDS encoding carbon-nitrogen hydrolase family protein codes for MAIDKENNVSSFESEQHVLKLRTVLPSDATDIEEISKMIYAKDQAWTKESIMKLLKMFPEGQICIEDKGKVIAYALSMVIKYDKYGDSHTYHDIVKDNFINHDDDGDVIYGIEVSVNPNSRNMRLGRRLYDARKELCESLNLKGIVAGGRMPNFSKYSDEVTPRQYIEKVRQKEIYDPVLTFQLSNGFHVKKVLRNYLPDDTESEAYATLLKWDNIYYEEKPTLVNQPKEVIRIGVVQWQMRNVKSVESFFENVEFFVDALSSYRADFVLFPEFFNVPLMAEFNEEDTAKAIRRLAEYTEEVRDKLVGYAVSYNVNIIGGSLPLYEDGKLYNVSYLCRRDGTWDVQYKIHITPSEKDDYGMIGGDKVKVFETDVAKIGILICYDSEFPELSRMLAEEGMQVLFVPFSTDMQNGYMRVRVCSQARAVENECYVAIAGSVGNLPKVKNMDIQFAQSVVFSPSDYSFPNNAIIAEASPNTEMTMVADVNLDLLKELHSHGSVRNLKDRRTDIYSLEWKDKNNNK; via the coding sequence ATGGCAATAGATAAAGAAAATAATGTATCTTCCTTTGAGTCTGAACAACACGTATTAAAATTGCGTACTGTTTTGCCTTCTGATGCAACTGACATCGAAGAGATTTCAAAGATGATTTATGCAAAAGACCAAGCTTGGACAAAAGAGTCAATTATGAAATTGCTTAAAATGTTTCCTGAAGGTCAAATTTGTATAGAAGACAAAGGAAAAGTAATTGCTTATGCGCTTAGTATGGTCATAAAATATGACAAATATGGAGATAGTCATACATATCACGATATCGTAAAGGATAATTTTATCAATCATGATGACGATGGCGATGTAATTTATGGCATTGAAGTAAGTGTAAATCCAAATAGCCGAAATATGCGTTTGGGAAGACGTTTGTATGATGCTCGTAAAGAACTTTGTGAAAGTTTGAATCTTAAAGGAATTGTTGCTGGTGGTCGTATGCCAAATTTCAGCAAATACTCTGATGAGGTAACTCCTAGACAATATATTGAAAAAGTAAGACAAAAAGAGATTTATGACCCTGTTTTGACTTTCCAATTGAGTAATGGCTTTCACGTAAAAAAAGTATTGCGCAATTATTTGCCTGATGATACAGAATCAGAAGCATACGCAACTCTTTTGAAATGGGATAATATTTATTACGAAGAAAAACCTACTCTTGTAAACCAACCAAAAGAAGTTATTCGTATTGGTGTGGTTCAATGGCAGATGCGTAATGTAAAATCAGTAGAATCATTTTTCGAAAATGTTGAGTTTTTTGTAGATGCGCTTAGTTCCTACCGTGCTGATTTTGTTCTTTTTCCTGAATTCTTCAATGTTCCTTTGATGGCAGAATTTAATGAAGAAGATACAGCAAAAGCAATTCGCAGACTGGCAGAATATACCGAAGAAGTAAGAGATAAACTTGTTGGTTATGCTGTTTCGTACAATGTAAATATTATTGGTGGCAGTCTTCCTCTTTACGAAGATGGCAAATTATACAATGTTTCTTATTTGTGTCGTCGTGATGGAACTTGGGATGTTCAGTACAAAATTCATATTACGCCAAGTGAGAAAGACGATTATGGAATGATAGGTGGAGATAAAGTAAAAGTTTTTGAAACAGATGTAGCCAAAATTGGTATTTTAATTTGTTATGATTCAGAATTTCCTGAGCTTTCTCGTATGTTGGCAGAAGAAGGAATGCAAGTTTTGTTTGTTCCTTTCTCTACTGATATGCAAAATGGTTATATGCGTGTGCGTGTTTGTTCTCAAGCTCGTGCTGTTGAGAATGAATGTTATGTAGCGATTGCTGGTAGTGTAGGAAATCTTCCAAAGGTAAAAAATATGGATATTCAATTTGCTCAATCTGTTGTTTTTTCACCTTCAGATTATTCTTTTCCTAATAATGCTATTATTGCAGAAGCATCACCAAATACAGAAATGACAATGGTAGCAGATGTAAATCTTGATTTATTGAAAGAATTACACAGTCATGGTAGTGTTCGTAATTTGAAAGACCGTCGTACTGATATTTATTCTTTAGAATGGAAAGATAAAAATAATAATAAATAA
- a CDS encoding MutS-related protein: protein MYQSYLSEANEAFSKFKNQSRLIATIRLIYFFAALVVLYFLIPHPQGWQIVTGASFVLFTGFIFLVKMYQRSEQKRNYWKTRITLLEKENQRLEYDFSNLDDGMEFYDPLHAYIKDLDIFGQTSLFSYISRASTSIGRELLANWFSEKATQTQIQKRQIITKELAKDKKETTELRLNLQTTAHLNEETPNQYLQLKKWLSSEDAFLESKVLNIIRFVLPILTVLSWIATFMGFVTYILPVFLSLIQLGIVGSLFPKLQMTYDTVGKNIPFLQKYAALWEIIENASFQEEETKMLQNKLKGSSKAAQELAKTLELFEYRMNGVAFMFLNGLFMWDVHFAIKLEKWRKEHKTNTPKWVETLAEFEALFSFASFSFNHKEYIFPTISVLNNNGQEQKNTENAFEIIEMAHPLLKKEVRISNDFMAKNIREIALITGSNMAGKSTFLRALGINMVLACAGAPVCATKFDFVPMLISSSMRIIDSLEKGESSFFAELKRLKQILDILEEADKKGEYNLILLDEILRGTNSKDRYLGSVAIMKQLLKLPATAFIASHDVELSRLEAEFPDKITNYAFEVENIDTGLHYPYKIKKGVCQNTNAVFLMQKMGIEM, encoded by the coding sequence ATGTATCAATCTTATCTTTCAGAAGCTAATGAAGCTTTTTCAAAATTCAAAAATCAATCTCGTTTGATTGCTACCATTCGCTTGATTTATTTTTTTGCTGCGCTGGTAGTTCTTTATTTTTTAATTCCTCATCCTCAAGGTTGGCAAATTGTAACAGGAGCTAGCTTTGTGCTATTTACAGGGTTTATTTTTCTAGTAAAAATGTATCAAAGATCCGAACAAAAAAGAAATTATTGGAAAACTAGAATTACTCTTTTGGAAAAAGAAAATCAAAGATTAGAATATGATTTTTCAAATCTTGATGATGGAATGGAATTTTACGACCCACTTCACGCCTATATAAAAGATTTAGATATTTTCGGACAAACAAGCCTTTTTTCATATATCTCACGTGCTTCTACAAGTATAGGAAGAGAATTATTAGCAAATTGGTTTTCTGAAAAAGCAACGCAAACCCAAATTCAGAAAAGACAAATAATTACTAAAGAGTTAGCAAAAGATAAAAAAGAAACAACAGAATTGCGTCTGAATTTGCAAACAACAGCGCATCTCAATGAAGAAACTCCAAATCAATATTTACAACTCAAAAAATGGTTAAGCTCTGAAGATGCCTTTCTTGAAAGTAAAGTTTTAAATATAATTCGTTTTGTTTTGCCTATTCTGACAGTTTTAAGTTGGATAGCTACATTTATGGGATTTGTTACTTATATTTTACCTGTTTTTCTTTCTCTTATTCAACTTGGCATTGTTGGAAGTCTTTTTCCTAAATTACAGATGACCTATGATACAGTAGGAAAAAATATTCCATTTTTGCAAAAATATGCTGCTTTGTGGGAAATTATAGAAAATGCTTCTTTTCAAGAAGAAGAAACAAAGATGTTACAAAACAAACTAAAAGGAAGTTCAAAAGCTGCTCAAGAGTTAGCCAAAACATTAGAATTATTTGAATACCGTATGAATGGAGTTGCTTTTATGTTCTTGAATGGGCTTTTTATGTGGGATGTACATTTTGCTATAAAATTAGAAAAATGGAGAAAAGAACATAAAACAAATACGCCAAAATGGGTAGAAACATTGGCAGAATTTGAGGCTTTATTTAGTTTTGCATCTTTTTCATTCAATCATAAAGAGTATATTTTTCCTACCATTTCAGTTTTGAATAATAATGGTCAAGAACAAAAAAATACAGAAAATGCCTTTGAAATAATAGAAATGGCGCATCCACTTCTAAAAAAAGAAGTTAGAATTTCAAATGATTTTATGGCTAAAAATATACGTGAGATTGCACTTATTACAGGCTCAAATATGGCTGGAAAAAGTACATTTCTGAGAGCTTTGGGAATAAATATGGTTTTGGCGTGTGCTGGTGCGCCTGTTTGTGCTACTAAATTTGATTTTGTGCCGATGCTCATTAGTAGCAGTATGCGAATTATTGATTCATTAGAAAAAGGAGAATCTTCATTTTTTGCTGAATTAAAAAGGTTAAAACAAATTCTTGATATTTTGGAAGAAGCTGACAAAAAAGGAGAGTATAATTTGATTTTATTAGATGAGATTTTGAGAGGAACAAATTCAAAAGACCGTTATTTGGGTTCGGTGGCAATAATGAAACAACTTTTAAAACTTCCAGCAACTGCCTTTATAGCTTCACATGATGTAGAGCTTTCTAGGTTAGAAGCCGAATTTCCTGATAAAATAACAAATTATGCTTTTGAAGTAGAAAATATAGATACAGGATTGCATTATCCCTACAAAATCAAAAAAGGAGTTTGTCAGAATACAAATGCTGTATTTTTGATGCAAAAAATGGGAATTGAAATGTAA
- a CDS encoding DUF3352 domain-containing protein, giving the protein MDTFKIFFRRFLYVLAFFAIIFVSILVVWMYKGIPIVPLDPFSYVPSSAMYILETDEPVDSWDEISSSKLWKHLQTQPYFGELTKDAISLDTLIHQNREILDLVGKRQVLVSSHIHKQGDYDFLFIVDLKREIPEIAQEIIGKTMISVEDSSNYDYKGNRIYLIKNTSDNSQWAISVRKHLLLCSQTPALIEAALDERENSNNFENNRRFTKVVSKTSSRNLGRLFINYDLADEFFGLYMDESNEYLNDISEALFFSGLNLDLEQIGDDDDENASTIVRMIGTTVINDSIPSHVRALLNSGNSDITAARVVPQRSAFYFSVNFDDFLTYYDKFTEVLQRDQEAYQEYQNQIRTVERLLDINVRDNFFSWIGSEIAIIQSETTTSVDKNDEYALVLKTTSISEATAQLEFIGEKIRKRTPVKVVVSEHKGHKISMLAVKGFFKLVMGKYFEKIDKPYFTFIEDYVIFSNSPKTLKNIIDDYEMGLTLAKSPSFQNFFDEFDAKNSNFFAYVNMPVALKTLKRSLSPETWKTMQQNSNYVISQPHWGFQLRRDETNFYDTRLVTVYENPQKVRNDYKLAQENRKKLLEQLNSKNILEKVFGTEEKIGLFEQLQTIPESELIQLDKDNAERRLIVQNKEDTRYEYEVKGTIKDGIYREFKAGKLIIEGYYENNKRDGKWRFYDNNGKIKERKRYKDGEESKFSLF; this is encoded by the coding sequence ATGGATACTTTTAAAATATTTTTTCGTCGTTTTTTATATGTTCTTGCCTTTTTTGCAATTATTTTTGTTAGTATTTTAGTTGTTTGGATGTACAAAGGCATTCCTATTGTACCTCTTGACCCTTTTAGTTATGTTCCTTCAAGTGCCATGTATATTTTGGAAACTGATGAACCTGTTGATAGTTGGGACGAGATTAGTAGCTCAAAACTTTGGAAACATCTACAAACACAACCTTATTTTGGAGAACTTACAAAAGATGCCATTTCTTTGGATACTCTTATTCATCAAAATAGAGAAATTTTAGATTTGGTTGGAAAAAGACAAGTTCTTGTTTCCTCGCATATTCATAAACAAGGTGATTATGATTTTTTATTTATCGTTGATTTAAAACGTGAAATTCCTGAAATAGCACAAGAAATTATAGGTAAAACGATGATTAGTGTAGAAGATTCTTCTAATTATGACTACAAAGGAAATCGTATTTATTTAATAAAAAACACCTCTGATAATTCACAATGGGCAATTTCTGTCAGAAAACATTTACTTTTATGCTCTCAAACCCCTGCCTTAATTGAAGCTGCTTTAGATGAACGAGAAAATTCAAATAATTTTGAAAATAATCGTCGTTTTACAAAAGTTGTTTCAAAAACATCTAGCCGAAACTTGGGTCGTTTATTTATAAATTATGATTTGGCAGATGAGTTTTTTGGTCTTTATATGGATGAATCCAATGAATATCTAAATGATATATCTGAAGCTCTATTCTTTTCTGGATTAAATTTAGATTTGGAACAGATAGGAGATGATGACGATGAAAATGCTTCTACAATAGTCAGAATGATAGGAACGACTGTCATAAATGATTCGATTCCTTCTCATGTGCGTGCGCTTCTCAATTCTGGGAATAGTGATATTACGGCTGCCCGTGTTGTTCCTCAGCGTTCAGCATTTTATTTTAGTGTTAATTTTGATGATTTTCTCACTTATTACGACAAATTTACAGAAGTTTTACAGCGAGATCAAGAAGCCTATCAAGAATATCAAAATCAAATTCGGACAGTAGAAAGACTTTTAGATATTAATGTTCGTGATAATTTTTTCTCTTGGATTGGCTCAGAAATAGCAATTATTCAGAGTGAAACAACAACTTCTGTTGATAAAAATGATGAATATGCACTTGTTTTGAAAACAACATCAATTTCAGAAGCAACAGCACAATTAGAATTTATTGGAGAAAAAATCCGTAAAAGAACACCTGTAAAAGTTGTCGTTTCAGAACACAAAGGACACAAAATTAGTATGCTTGCTGTAAAAGGTTTTTTCAAACTTGTAATGGGAAAGTATTTTGAGAAAATTGATAAACCTTATTTTACATTTATTGAAGATTATGTAATTTTTAGTAATAGCCCAAAAACACTAAAAAACATAATTGATGATTATGAAATGGGACTTACTTTGGCAAAATCTCCTTCTTTTCAAAATTTCTTTGATGAGTTTGATGCAAAAAACTCAAACTTTTTTGCTTATGTAAATATGCCTGTTGCTCTCAAAACGCTAAAGCGTTCATTGAGTCCAGAAACATGGAAAACAATGCAACAAAATTCTAATTATGTGATTTCTCAACCTCATTGGGGTTTTCAGCTTCGTAGAGATGAAACCAATTTTTATGATACTCGTTTGGTTACTGTTTATGAAAATCCTCAAAAAGTTAGAAATGATTACAAATTAGCCCAAGAAAATCGTAAAAAATTATTAGAACAACTCAATAGTAAAAATATTTTAGAGAAAGTATTTGGTACAGAAGAGAAAATTGGTCTTTTCGAACAGCTTCAAACAATTCCAGAATCTGAGTTGATTCAATTAGATAAAGACAATGCAGAACGTCGTTTGATAGTTCAAAATAAAGAAGATACTCGTTATGAATATGAAGTAAAAGGAACTATAAAAGATGGAATTTATCGTGAATTTAAAGCTGGAAAACTAATTATTGAAGGATATTATGAGAATAATAAACGAGATGGAAAATGGCGTTTTTATGATAATAATGGAAAAATAAAAGAACGAAAACGCTACAAAGATGGAGAAGAATCAAAGTTTTCTTTGTTTTAA
- a CDS encoding GatB/YqeY domain-containing protein → MTTLKEKIESEMKVAMRAKETVKLTALRAIKSAILLAQTEKGSTSETLSEQQELDILLKQAKQRRESLALYEQEGRTELAQTEKTELEVIEKFLPQMLSEDEVKVRVAAILAGMGEVTPQQMGRVMGAAIKELGTEAEKQTIAKVVKELINKD, encoded by the coding sequence ATGACAACTTTAAAAGAAAAAATAGAAAGTGAAATGAAAGTGGCAATGCGTGCCAAAGAAACTGTAAAACTTACAGCTCTTCGTGCCATCAAATCAGCTATTTTATTAGCTCAAACAGAAAAAGGAAGTACTTCTGAAACTCTTTCAGAACAACAAGAATTGGATATTTTATTAAAACAAGCCAAACAAAGACGTGAATCTCTTGCACTTTATGAACAAGAAGGACGCACAGAGCTTGCTCAAACAGAAAAAACAGAATTAGAAGTAATCGAAAAATTCTTACCTCAAATGCTTTCAGAAGATGAAGTAAAAGTAAGAGTAGCAGCTATTTTGGCTGGAATGGGCGAAGTTACACCTCAACAAATGGGAAGAGTAATGGGGGCAGCAATCAAAGAATTAGGCACAGAAGCCGAAAAGCAAACCATTGCTAAAGTAGTCAAAGAATTGATAAATAAAGACTAA
- a CDS encoding amino acid permease, with translation MSKKTPISLPSVGQDSQQLVKGQGFGTAPVFFTAISTILGAVMFLRFGYAVGNVGLLGSIGIILLGHIVTIPTAMAIAEIATNQKVEGGGEYYIVSRSFGLNIGATIGIALYLSQAISVAFYIIAFAQAFQPVLEYLRSVPYIIDNGLLFLIQDRLVSIPALLLLILMVSTKGADLGVKALYFVVALLFISLIMFFAGTTSYVYDYSSVGFSDSITNADSFFQVFAICFPAFTGMTAGVGLSGDLKSPRKSIPLGTLSATFAGMIVYFFIVYKLYVSATPQELSSDQLIMEKIALWGPMILVGLAAATASSALGSILVAPRTLQALANDDAFPSQKMNNWLSKGKGKKAEPFNATVITSIFALIFVLAGDVDAVAEIISMFFMVTYGTICSISFLEHLSGDTSYRPTFRSRWYISLIGALACIFMMFSMNPTYAFVSLISMVILHILMSLSRKKSTGIVYLFQGAIFQVNRELRVFLQKRENDKNTQWNPAIVCLSQDFFRRQSSFNMLRWLSHRYGFGTYIHYIQGFLSKETNIVAKETKKEIIQMASKIKSNVYIDTLVSPSLTSSIAQVLQLPGVSGLENNMFLLEFSKRNSENLKGIIDNYPLIKATSFDVCVLATSERNFGFKKSINIWITRHSFQNANLMILLAYVIVGHRDWKDADIKLNAVYPDADIEIEREKLIELIKSGRLPISATNVELIAQRGKNVKQIINEKSKSADLTMIGLNDKQVKEDGETVFTGYDDISDILFVNSHNQKIIE, from the coding sequence ATGTCTAAAAAAACACCTATTTCTCTTCCTTCTGTTGGACAAGATTCACAACAACTTGTAAAAGGACAAGGATTCGGAACTGCACCTGTATTTTTTACTGCCATTTCTACCATTTTGGGAGCTGTTATGTTTTTGCGTTTTGGTTATGCTGTTGGAAATGTAGGGCTTTTGGGTTCTATTGGAATTATTTTGCTAGGTCATATCGTAACCATTCCGACAGCGATGGCGATTGCCGAAATTGCTACCAATCAAAAAGTGGAAGGAGGAGGAGAATATTATATTGTTTCTCGCTCTTTTGGTCTGAATATCGGTGCAACTATCGGAATTGCACTTTATCTTTCGCAAGCTATTAGTGTTGCTTTTTATATTATTGCTTTTGCTCAAGCCTTTCAGCCTGTTTTGGAATACCTTCGAAGTGTTCCTTATATTATTGATAATGGTCTTTTATTTTTGATTCAAGACCGTTTAGTTAGTATTCCTGCACTTTTACTTCTGATTTTGATGGTTTCTACAAAAGGTGCTGACTTGGGTGTAAAAGCTCTTTATTTTGTGGTTGCTTTGCTTTTTATATCTCTGATAATGTTTTTTGCAGGAACAACTTCTTATGTTTATGATTATAGTTCGGTAGGTTTTAGTGATTCGATTACTAATGCAGATTCTTTCTTCCAAGTATTTGCTATTTGTTTTCCTGCTTTTACAGGAATGACAGCAGGTGTTGGGCTTTCAGGAGATTTGAAAAGCCCTCGTAAATCAATTCCATTAGGAACTCTCTCAGCTACTTTTGCAGGCATGATAGTTTATTTTTTCATTGTTTACAAACTGTATGTTTCGGCTACTCCTCAAGAACTAAGTAGCGACCAACTTATCATGGAAAAAATTGCTCTTTGGGGTCCCATGATTTTAGTAGGTTTGGCTGCTGCAACTGCTTCTTCTGCTTTAGGTTCAATTTTGGTTGCTCCAAGAACTTTACAAGCCTTGGCAAATGATGATGCTTTTCCATCTCAAAAAATGAACAACTGGCTTTCAAAGGGAAAAGGAAAAAAAGCAGAACCATTCAATGCTACTGTCATAACTTCTATTTTTGCACTTATTTTTGTACTGGCTGGTGATGTAGATGCTGTTGCTGAAATTATATCGATGTTTTTTATGGTAACTTATGGTACAATTTGTTCGATTTCATTTTTAGAGCATTTGTCTGGTGACACTTCTTACCGTCCTACATTTCGATCAAGATGGTATATTTCTTTGATTGGTGCATTGGCTTGTATTTTTATGATGTTTAGCATGAATCCTACTTATGCTTTTGTTTCATTGATTTCTATGGTAATTTTGCATATTTTGATGAGCTTATCTCGCAAAAAAAGTACTGGTATTGTTTATTTATTTCAAGGAGCAATTTTTCAAGTGAATAGAGAGTTACGAGTATTTTTACAAAAACGTGAAAATGACAAAAACACACAATGGAATCCTGCTATTGTTTGTCTTTCACAAGATTTTTTCCGTCGTCAGAGTAGTTTTAATATGTTGCGTTGGCTTTCTCATCGCTATGGATTTGGCACTTACATTCATTATATCCAAGGTTTTTTATCAAAAGAAACTAATATAGTAGCCAAAGAAACCAAGAAGGAAATTATCCAAATGGCATCAAAAATTAAAAGTAATGTTTATATAGATACGCTTGTAAGTCCTTCCCTAACTTCTTCCATTGCACAGGTTTTACAACTTCCAGGTGTTTCTGGATTAGAAAACAATATGTTTTTACTAGAATTTAGCAAACGCAATTCTGAAAATCTAAAGGGAATTATTGATAATTATCCATTAATAAAAGCAACTTCTTTTGATGTCTGTGTATTAGCTACTTCTGAAAGAAATTTTGGCTTCAAAAAATCTATTAATATTTGGATTACTCGTCATAGCTTCCAAAATGCAAATTTGATGATTCTTTTGGCTTATGTAATCGTTGGGCATAGAGATTGGAAAGATGCAGATATTAAATTAAATGCTGTCTATCCTGATGCAGATATTGAAATAGAAAGAGAAAAGCTTATTGAGTTAATTAAATCGGGGCGTTTGCCAATTTCTGCTACCAATGTAGAATTAATTGCACAACGAGGCAAAAATGTGAAACAAATCATTAATGAAAAATCAAAATCAGCTGACCTTACTATGATTGGACTCAATGACAAACAAGTCAAAGAAGATGGAGAAACAGTATTTACTGGTTATGATGATATTTCAGATATTCTATTTGTCAATAGTCATAATCAGAAAATTATTGAATAA
- the rnpA gene encoding ribonuclease P protein component, whose protein sequence is MQTSKKTFSKKERLSSVKDIETLFKKGKSLFVFPLKVVFIPKKLEDITEENNQKVIPPARLLVSVSKRNFKKAVDRNHIKRQIREGYRLQKSEFDLSHIDTFAFISVSKEHINSKFLHKRIKRLLQMLEKEK, encoded by the coding sequence TTGCAAACTTCAAAAAAAACATTCTCAAAAAAAGAACGACTTTCTTCTGTCAAAGACATAGAAACACTTTTTAAAAAAGGAAAATCATTATTTGTCTTCCCTTTGAAAGTCGTTTTTATTCCTAAAAAATTAGAAGATATAACAGAGGAAAATAATCAAAAAGTTATTCCTCCTGCTCGTCTATTGGTTTCAGTTTCGAAGCGTAATTTTAAAAAAGCTGTCGACCGAAATCATATCAAAAGGCAAATTAGGGAAGGATATAGGCTTCAAAAATCAGAATTTGATTTGTCACACATAGATACTTTTGCTTTTATTTCTGTATCTAAAGAACACATTAATTCAAAGTTTTTACATAAGCGCATTAAAAGATTATTACAAATGCTAGAAAAAGAAAAATAG